CTCTCCTGACCGAACAGGTCACCTGCTTGCTGGTGTTCGTATCGAACACTTCGTAGATCGCCCTGACGACGAGCTCCGCGTTCTCGCAGGAGAAGAGGTCGGCGATCGGCTCCCCGAGCACCTTGTCGGGCCGCTTCTGGAAGAACTGGTAGCCGTACCGGTTCATCGAGAGGACATGGCCCTCTCTGCTGAGCGTGAAGATGATGTCGTCGGCATGCTCGACGAGCGACCGGTACTGGTATTCGCGCTTCCTCAGCTCGCTCGTCTTTTCCTGCACTTCCCGTTTGAGCGAGCTCGACCACCGGAGCATGATGCTCATGATGAGCAGGCCGGACGAGATGATGACGAGTATGCCCACCCCCTGGAGCCAGAACTGGCGGACCTGTATGCTGTGGATGACCCCCTCGACCTCGCTCACCGGGGCCACGACCGCCACGGACCAGAGCGAGGCCTCTCGCGTGGCGTCGAGCCTGATAGGAGAGTAGGCGATCAGCTTCCTCATCTCCTCCTCTTTTCCCCGGTGCCATCCCGAAATGTACCAGCTCGTCCCCTCCTGCCCCTTCAGCATGCGCTCCTTCTGTATCTCGTTGATGCGCGCATAGGAGATGGTCGGTTTCCGCTCCTTCCGCACCTCGAAGGCGTTCTTGCCGACGAAGACGCGTTCCGGGTGATAGATGAAGGTGCCGTCATGGTCGATCACCCAGGAGTAGCCGGTCTTGCCCGACTGTATTCCCTTCATCACCTTTTGGGCGAGCGCCGTCACGTCGACGGCAAAGATCAGGACCCCGGCGAATTTGTTTGTCGGGATGCGGTGCGACTCATCGACCGAGCTCTGCCATACGGGAGTGGCCATCTTCATGATAAGCCGCTGCCCCTCGCCGCAGTCCACAAACGCGATGTCGGACATGGCGATCGTGCCCTTGTTCTCTTTCTTCCTGGCCCACTCGAGATAGTCCAGATCATCATGAGCCAGCGCATCGATCCGGTACGCATCGGCATCGGCGAGATGGACCCGGTACGTCTTCTCTTCCACGTACTTGATCCTCACTCCTCCTTCGTCCTTTATGCTCGAGAAGGTGATCATCATCCGCTTGCCCATGAACACCGCCTCCGAGTACTGCATTGAGGGAGAGAGGCTGAGCAGCAGGAGCTCGCGTCTGAGCAGGTTGAGGCTGTTCTGAATCTGGCTCGCCGCGTGCCGCGAGAGGACCAGCTGCTGCTGGTTGAAGTCCTCGAGCACGACCTCCTTCACCTTCTGCGCCGACATCCAGCCGAAGAGCAGAATCATGCCGAGGAAGAGAGCGCTGATGATAAGGGTGAGCTTTTTGTAATGCTTCAGGTAAATGCTGTGCCAGCATCGCGCAAGGTGCTCGGTTATGGCGGCGAGGAGGACCTTCATAGCGTTCCATCGTTCATCGCGGTATCCTCCTTATGATAAGGAAAGCTCCGGCAAACTATCAAGCGCCGGCGCTTCAGGACCGCGCCAAAGAAGAGGGCGGGAGAGTGGATACTCCCGCCCTTCGGTTATCTCACCCCGTGCTACAAGGGGAGCTTTACGACACAGACGGAGCAGGGGCTGTGGGTGACCACGCTCGAGGCGACGCTCCCGAGCCTGAGCCGTGATGAGGGGCCGAGCCCTCTGCTGCCGATAATGATCAGGTCCGCCTTCTCCCGTTCGGCATAATCGACAATGGTGTCGGGAATGGAGGTCGAGTCGACCACGAGGTTGCATGCCGAAGAGAGCTTATCCTTTTCCAGCACTGCTGAGGCCTCCTGGATGACCGCTTCAGCCCGCTTGCTCATGCGCGCCTTCACCCGCTCCCGCTCCCCGGCCGTAATCTCGAGATCGACCGCTTCGATGTAGGGCACGATGCTGATCAGGCAGACCTTCGCGTTCTTCGCCTTCGCATAGTCCGCGGCGAGCTTCACTGCTTCTCTCGAATGGATGGAGCCGTCAACCGGCACTATTATCTTCATCGCTTCTCCTTTGGCGCGTGATTAGTGTTTCGCCTTGCTCGTCGAAAGTCCTATACCCTCGAACAGGTAGTAGATGGCAAAGCCCCACCACATGGTATAGGCGACGTAGAAGATCAGCAGCCCCGTCATGAGCCCCGCCTTTTCGGTGACCTTCACTGCCGGGATGCCGTAGAAGTTATGCGACGTCTCGACCGCCTTCTTCATGACATCCGAGACGATCTTGGCCTCCTCGATCTTCCCGTCTTTCTTGAGCTGCTTGTCGAGCACCTTCATCACATTCCACCAGGTCACCATCACCTCTTTCTCGTCGAAGCCGTAGCGGCCCGAGACTGCGGCCCCGTCGTTCTTGAACATGGCGTCGGAGTCTTTGAGGGCAGCGTCCATGAGCCTGCCGAGATCGGCGTTTATCTTCAGCTCCGCGCCGGCGGCCTCGACCTGTGCGCCGGCGGTGCTGAGCACTTTGACCGCCTTGTCAGCCTGCTCGGGCTTTTCGAGCGCCACCGTCGTCGCTATGCCGGCACCCATGAACTTCTTGTTGCTCTCCGCGACCTTCGGGATGAAATAGGACGAGCCTTTGGAGAGCTTGTTGAACATATCGTCCGAGAAGACGAGCCCGTTCTTGCCGTCGCCGAAGACCGGCGAGAAGATGAGGATGAGCACGCCGAAGAACGAGAGGGCGAGGAACATCCCGATCGACAATGATTTCTTATTCGTCGTTGCCATGTTATGCTCCCTCCTTCATATTCGCTACCGCCACTTTTGCCTTTGCGTGCGCCACGCTTTCGTCTTCGCCGCGCAGGATCCCGATATTCGCGAAGAACTTCCCGATAACCCAGACACCGAAGATGCCGACCACCACCCAGAAGACGATATTGCCGACGAATTCGATGGTGCCTACGGCAGACTTCGACATGGTGACGTACTCGAGCTCGACGAGCTTCTTGGGAAGCGTGCTCGCCCTGTTGATGAAGCCGGCGATGATCGAAATCGCATAGAAGCCGAGGATATGCGTCCCTTTGACGACCTTCGTCACGAGCGCGCCGACCTGGATGCCGATGAGCGAGCCGATGAGCATGCCCATGGCCAGGGTGTAGAAGACGTAGCCGTAGATTGCGTACTGGGCGATAGAGGCCAGCCCGGCGGTAAAGATGATCTGGAGGATGTCGGTGCCGACCGTCGTCGTCGCCGAGACGCCGAAGAGATAGACGAACATGGGGAAGGTGATGAAGCCGCCGCCGACTCCCATGATGGCGGCGAGCACGCCGACGACCAGGCCGCCCATGGCGACGAAGACGCCCGAGATCTTCCTGCCGCCGCCGACGAGGTGCTCATCGAAGGTGATCATGGGAGGAAGGTTGACCGACTGGAGCTTTACCGCCAGCGCCGGCATCGTGTCAGGGCCGCTGTGCGCGCCGCCGCCGCTGCTGCTCTTTCTCGAACGCAGGAAATCGGCAAGGGCATAGAAGCCCAGGAACCCGAGCAGGACCGCGTAGACGAGGCTGATGAAGGCCTCGCTCAGGAGCGGGTCCTTGTTGTAGAGCGCCTTGTTGATGGCGCCGCCGATGAACGTCCCGACGCCCGAGCCGACGAGAAAGCCGACCGCGAGCTTCGTCGATACATTCCCCAGCTTCTTGTGCACTGTCGTGCCCATAATCGCCTTGGCAAAGATATGGAAGACGTCCGTTCCCACGGCGAGGATTCCCTTGACGCCCGCAGCCATCAGGGCGGGGGTGATGATGAAGCCGCCGCCCGCGCCGATGCAGCCGGTGATGAGCCCGGCAGCGAGGCCGATGGCGATCGAGACCAGGAAGATGGTGGTGGAGTAGAACGCAGGCGCATACGCCGTCTTGCCGCCGAGCATCGAGCCGGCTTCCGAAAAGCTTACCGCAAAAATGGGGAGAAGCAGGATAAGCAGGATGAGGAGCTTCTTGCGGGTCCGTACGATGTTCATCGAGACCTCATAGTCCCATTTGGCATACGCCATCGACCCGGCCATGAGAAATTCATAAAGCCTTCTTGGGTAACTCATTGTCTTTGACCTCCCGGATGTTGTTAATGTCCTTTGATTCGTTCGAATTCAGTCTGAATCTTGTATTTTGTGCCGCTCCCGTACAGCCGTGTATACGCAATCGGGGTCCCGTCCGAACCGATGAGGAGCCGGTGCAGGAGCAGTCCCGGGGCGTTCTCGGGCACTCTCAGGATGTCCGCCACATTCCCTCTCAGCTCGGTCACTCCTATCGTCTGTATTACCTTATAGATTTTTCTTACCGCCTTTTCCTGTATCAGATCGTAGAACGAGGTCCTGCAGATATCCTCATCCTCGATGCCGGGAAACATGGGTAAGGGAATAAACGATTCCTCGATGTAGGCCGGCTCGCCTTCGACCATGCGTTTGCAGAGAATATAATAGATCGCCTCCGCTGCCCCGAGGTACGGCGTGACATCCTCCGTTGATTCCATCACTCCCCGTGCCAGTAGTTCTCGCTCTGTCTTCACCCCCTCTCCGAACATGTCTTCCGTGAGTCTCGTCTTCATCGCCACCCCCAGGTGAGGGGTAGACGGCGTCACAAAGGTCCCCTTTCCCTGCTGGCGCTTCAGGTATCCATCCCTGACCAGCTCTGCTATCGCGATCCGGATAGTGGCCTTGCTGACATCATAGGTTCTGCAGAGCTCGTCCTCGGTAGGGATCTGGACGCCGCCGGGCCATTCACCCTTCTCGATTTTCCCCCTTATTATCGAGTAGATCTGGACATACAGTTTCTGCTGGCTATCTCTGTCTACCGTTTCTCCTATCATCAGGTGTATATCCTCTTAGGTCTTTATAATGATCCGCTTCATAAAAAAAATTAATGTGCAGGGCTGCACATTAATTTTTCTTCCGCTCAGACTGTCTTCAAAACCGCCCTGGAGTCGGCCAAGGCCGTCTCACGCTCGATCTCCTCCTCGTTTAACGCCTCTTTGACGAGGCGCCGTGCGGTCTCGAGCTCTCCGGCTTCGGCAAAGGTAACGGATACCATCATGTCTTCGACCATCTTCATGAGCTTCTTCATAGCATCCTCGCTTCCTTAGTGGTTAAGCGTCTGCCCTTACCTCTACCGTTCTGAAAAGCAAGCTGCGTGCCAGAATCGATCTGATTGAAAAATATTGATTTTTAGAGAGACGAGCTAAGCGAGCAGCAATTTTTTAATGCAGGCTTGAGAGAGACACTAATAATAATCAATATAAATCAATTTGTTTAAAGCAACATTTTATTTCACAGAAACATCATGTTGCTATCTTCAGCTCTTTGATCTTGCGCTGGAGCTGCTGGCGATGGATGCCGAGCTCTTCGGCAGCCTTCGATATGTTGCCGCGGGTCTTCTGGAGGGCTGACCATATCAGCTCGCGCTCGACATTCGAGAGGGCGTCCCTGAGGTGAGGCACCGTGGTCCTCCTCCGGGAGGGCGCCTGGAGCAGGGAGGGGGGCAGGTCGGCAGGGAGGATCGAGGGGCTCTGCGCAAAGGATATGGCCCGTTCGATGATATTCTCGAGCTCCCGCACGTTGCCCGGATAAGCGTGCTTGAGCAGAACAGCCATCGCGTCGTCGGTGATGGACTTGATCAGGATATCCTTCCGCTTCGGTGCGTGCTTCTCTATGAAATGCTCGACGAGGAGCGGGATATCGTCGGTCCGCTCCCTGAGCGCCGGGAGGTGAATATTGATGACATTCAGCCTGAAGAACAGGTCCTCCCTGAAGGTGCGGCGTCCGCACTCTTTCTTGATATCCTTGTTCGTCGCCGCGATGATGCGCACATCGATCTTTATCGGCCGCTTCCCCCCTATCCTCATGATCTCATTCTCCTGGAGCACCCGCAGGATCTTCACCTGGAAGAGCGCAGAAACGTCGCCGATCTCGTCGAAGAATACCGTCCCCCCGTCGGCGAGCTCGAAGAGCCCCATCTTGGTATAGTTCGCGCCGGTGAACGCGCCCTTCTCGAAGCCGAAGAGCTCCGATTCGAGGAGCGTATCGGGAATGGCGCTGCAGTTGATCGTCATGAACGAGCGCTCGCTCCGGGGGCTCCAGCGGTGGATCGCCCGGGCAACGAGCTCCTTGCCCGTACCGCTGTCGCCGGTGATGAGGACGTTGCTCTCGCTCACGGCCGCCTTCTTTATCAGGCCGAAGACCTCCTGCATGGGGGCGCTCGTGCCGATGATCTCGTCGAAGCCGTATTTGTTGGTGAGTATGGTCCTTTTATACCTGCCGATAACCTCGCTTACCACATCGGCGGTGAGCGGCTTTTCGAGAAAATCGCTCGCCCCGAGCTTCAGCGCCTCGACGGCATGCTTTATGCCGCCGCCGGAAAAAGCGATGACCGGCATCTGCTGGCGGAGGTCGAGCAGCTTCTGCTGCCAGCCCTCGGTATCGAGATCGAGAAACGCTATATCGTAGGCATAGCCATCGGCTTTCTGTTTCGACGAGTGCGCTTCGGGTGCGAACCCGCGCTGCCTGAAAAGCTCGTAGATCGCCTTGGCTTCATTCGAGACGACTACTATATTAAGCATAGACCTATTGTAATATAAGGAGGAGACGGGAGGAAAGGAGGAGAGGAGCCGGCCGCGCCTCCTCTCCCCGCATGCAGCAAACGCTTACGAGGTCTTGGCGACGAGCACCGCCGCGGGAGAGAGCGCGATAACGCGCTCGGCAACGCTCCCGATGAGGAGGCGGTCGACGCCGGTCCTCCCGTGCGTGCCCATGATCGCCATATCGATGCCTTTCTGCCTGATCGTCTCGACAATCACGTCCTGGGGCCTTCCGACCGCGGTCATTATCTCGACGGCGAGACCTTCCCTGTCCGCATCCCGCCTCACCTTCTCGACATTCTCCTCGGCCCGCCCGAGCCGGTCCTCCCTCTGCGCTACCGAAAGGGCGACGATCGTCTTGAACTGCCGGCACCGCCTGCCCATGCTGAGCATCTCGCGCTCCGCCGCCTCGCTGTACCTCGAGCCGTCGGTGGCGAGCAGTACATGCTCACCGCGCATCGTTGCGTCCTTCGGGACGACCAGCACCTTGCAGGGAGCATAGCCTATCACCTTGGCGGTGACGCTTCCCATGAGCATCTTCTTCAGCCCGGTCATGCCGCGCCTGCCCATGACAATGACGTCGACCCTCCTCTTTTCCGCCTCCTCGATAATCGCCCTGTCCGGACGGTCATGCCTCCGTACGATCGCCTCGCACTCGATGTTCTCTTCTGCGGCGGCTTCCCGGATCAGGTCGAGGTGGGCGCGGGCTTCGCTCTCTATCTGGGCCACCACCTTCTGCCCCTCGGTCTCGAATTCGGGATTGAACTCCAGAACGCGCAGCGCCGTAAGCTTGATGGTGCCGCATTCGCGGGCGAGGTTGATCGCCGCCCTGATGGCCCCGGCGCTGTAGTCCGATCCGTCGGTGCAGAGCAGGATCGATTTGAGCTCACCCATGAAATGGGGAGTGCCGCTCTCCTGGCCTCCCATACTAGTGGCCTCCCGACTTCAGGAGACCCGATGCGGCGAGCACCAGCACCAGGACCTCGAGGATCGCCAGGACGCCGTATACCGTATCCTTGTTCCTGAAGAGTATCGGCACTATGCGTATGTAGCAGAGAATGGTCACGCCCGCGAGAAAGGCGATCCCGATGAAGTTGAGGAAATCCCCCTTGCCGAGCATGCCGAGCCACGCCCACCCGGGATGAATTCCGGTCGCCTCAAGGTACTTGTGCACCGGCATGCCCCAGTAGTTCGGGAGATCGTTCACCGGGATATAGGGAGTGAGTATCCCTGACACATACACAATGAAGGTGATGACCAGCATCACGAGCCCCAGCTTCATCCCCAGGTCGAGGAGCTTTGCATAGGCAAGCTGTTCTTCGGTCGCTTTCAATTTATTATTCATGAATAGTTCTCCTCCTTCAGTTCCAGATGCCGAGACCCTTGAGCAGCGCGCGGCCCCCGGCAAAGAGCAGCATGACTATGACGATGTACCGCACCGCCGCCGGCTTCGTCTTCGCGAGGATCCTCACGCCGACGATAGAGCCGAGCATGATGCCGATGATCGACGGCACCACCATCATCGGCAGCACGGCGCCGTTGTTGACATAGATCCATGCAGCCGACGTGTCGGTGATCGAGAGAAGGAACTTGCTCGTGGCGACCGACACCTTGAGGGGAGCGCCCATCATGAGGTTCAGCACCGGCACATTCGCCCACCCGGCGCCGAGACCGAACATGCCCGCCATAACGCCGATGATGACGAACGTCGCCAGCCCCTGCTTCGTCCGGTGCACCTGCCAGTTTACCGACTGGCCGGTGGACGCTTCGTAGTAGATGCCGTTGATCCTGAGCGCCGTCGAAAGCGCGTCCGGTTGTTTGACCTCGGGATACTCCGACTTCTTGGCCATGAGCATGATGCCGACGATGCCGAGGATCGTCGCCCCCAGCGCGGTCTGGACCACGTTCGTGGGCAGCGCGAGGCCGAGCATAGCGCCGACGATAGCGCAGGCCGAGGCTATGAGTGCAACCGGCAGCGCCAGCCTCAGATCGGCCATCCCCTTTTTCAGGAGGCCGGGGCCGGCGGCAAGCGCTCCCGCGAGGGCGACGAGGAGTCCCGCCCCCCTCACGAAATCGAGATGAAAAGGAAAGAATCCCCCGATGATCGGGACGAAGAGAACACCGCCGCCGACGCCTCCCAGGACGGCGACGATGCCGAGCAGGAAGGTCACGACGAAGAGAACCAGCGGCCACCCCCACCACGGCATTGACGACGATGCAGCCGGTGCGGCGGAAGCGGCCTCGGGCGACGCCATTGCCGGGCCGGCCGTGAAGAGCGCTGCCGCCGCAATGGTCACGACGAGAATGAAGAGTGCATAGCGTTGTAACATGGCGTACGTCTTTCCTCCTCCATAGTATGGTTTTATCGTATCCTCTCGAAGTCCGTCTGAAACTTGTAGCGGTCGCTCCTGCCGAGGAACCGCGTATACGCCACCGGCGTGCCGTCCGAGCTGAGCATGAGACGGTGGACCACCAGCACGGGAACGCCCTCGGCGAGATCGAGGTAGCGGGCAGCGTCTCCCGACGCCTGGGCGACCTCTATGGTCTGTATGACTTTAAATATCTTTTTTACGCCCTTTTCCTGCAGCACCGCGTACAGCGAGCTGTTCTTCATATCCACCAGCGCGATATCGGGGAGCATTTCCTGGGGAATGAACGATTCCTCCAGGTATGCCGCCTCGCCCCCCACCATGCGCCTGCAGAGGACGTGATATATTCTATCATCAGTCTTGAGATAGTGCTGCGCATCGCGAAGGCCTTCGCGAATCTCTTTAAAAAGCACCTCTTTCTCGACCCTCACCTCCTCTCCGAACATGTCTTCCGTCAGGCGCGTCCTCATCGC
This window of the Nitrospirota bacterium genome carries:
- a CDS encoding ATP-binding protein translates to MKVLLAAITEHLARCWHSIYLKHYKKLTLIISALFLGMILLFGWMSAQKVKEVVLEDFNQQQLVLSRHAASQIQNSLNLLRRELLLLSLSPSMQYSEAVFMGKRMMITFSSIKDEGGVRIKYVEEKTYRVHLADADAYRIDALAHDDLDYLEWARKKENKGTIAMSDIAFVDCGEGQRLIMKMATPVWQSSVDESHRIPTNKFAGVLIFAVDVTALAQKVMKGIQSGKTGYSWVIDHDGTFIYHPERVFVGKNAFEVRKERKPTISYARINEIQKERMLKGQEGTSWYISGWHRGKEEEMRKLIAYSPIRLDATREASLWSVAVVAPVSEVEGVIHSIQVRQFWLQGVGILVIISSGLLIMSIMLRWSSSLKREVQEKTSELRKREYQYRSLVEHADDIIFTLSREGHVLSMNRYGYQFFQKRPDKVLGEPIADLFSCENAELVVRAIYEVFDTNTSKQVTCSVRRGEQVSWLSINFSGLVDESGGIHKVLGIGRDITERMSMHEQMCHTEKLASMGTLAAGVAHEINNPLAIILGFTDLLLEKAPTGSDEHDMLKTIEKQGLNAKRVVENLLSFARRTEHREENVDVNKSIEEVLAVVGNTLSVNKIKLVKNLARDLPAARGEPEEFQQVFINIINNAVAAMKKGGVLTVATRMVVDEGRGIEVRIADTGTGIRKEHRSRIFDPLFTTKKVGEGTGLGLSVSYGIVTKYGGSITFRTKTADEARETGTTFIVTLPAIT
- a CDS encoding universal stress protein yields the protein MKIIVPVDGSIHSREAVKLAADYAKAKNAKVCLISIVPYIEAVDLEITAGERERVKARMSKRAEAVIQEASAVLEKDKLSSACNLVVDSTSIPDTIVDYAEREKADLIIIGSRGLGPSSRLRLGSVASSVVTHSPCSVCVVKLPL
- a CDS encoding sulfite exporter TauE/SafE family protein, which produces MSYPRRLYEFLMAGSMAYAKWDYEVSMNIVRTRKKLLILLILLLPIFAVSFSEAGSMLGGKTAYAPAFYSTTIFLVSIAIGLAAGLITGCIGAGGGFIITPALMAAGVKGILAVGTDVFHIFAKAIMGTTVHKKLGNVSTKLAVGFLVGSGVGTFIGGAINKALYNKDPLLSEAFISLVYAVLLGFLGFYALADFLRSRKSSSGGGAHSGPDTMPALAVKLQSVNLPPMITFDEHLVGGGRKISGVFVAMGGLVVGVLAAIMGVGGGFITFPMFVYLFGVSATTTVGTDILQIIFTAGLASIAQYAIYGYVFYTLAMGMLIGSLIGIQVGALVTKVVKGTHILGFYAISIIAGFINRASTLPKKLVELEYVTMSKSAVGTIEFVGNIVFWVVVGIFGVWVIGKFFANIGILRGEDESVAHAKAKVAVANMKEGA
- a CDS encoding GntR family transcriptional regulator; the protein is MIGETVDRDSQQKLYVQIYSIIRGKIEKGEWPGGVQIPTEDELCRTYDVSKATIRIAIAELVRDGYLKRQQGKGTFVTPSTPHLGVAMKTRLTEDMFGEGVKTERELLARGVMESTEDVTPYLGAAEAIYYILCKRMVEGEPAYIEESFIPLPMFPGIEDEDICRTSFYDLIQEKAVRKIYKVIQTIGVTELRGNVADILRVPENAPGLLLHRLLIGSDGTPIAYTRLYGSGTKYKIQTEFERIKGH
- a CDS encoding sigma-54 dependent transcriptional regulator, whose product is MLNIVVVSNEAKAIYELFRQRGFAPEAHSSKQKADGYAYDIAFLDLDTEGWQQKLLDLRQQMPVIAFSGGGIKHAVEALKLGASDFLEKPLTADVVSEVIGRYKRTILTNKYGFDEIIGTSAPMQEVFGLIKKAAVSESNVLITGDSGTGKELVARAIHRWSPRSERSFMTINCSAIPDTLLESELFGFEKGAFTGANYTKMGLFELADGGTVFFDEIGDVSALFQVKILRVLQENEIMRIGGKRPIKIDVRIIAATNKDIKKECGRRTFREDLFFRLNVINIHLPALRERTDDIPLLVEHFIEKHAPKRKDILIKSITDDAMAVLLKHAYPGNVRELENIIERAISFAQSPSILPADLPPSLLQAPSRRRTTVPHLRDALSNVERELIWSALQKTRGNISKAAEELGIHRQQLQRKIKELKIAT
- a CDS encoding universal stress protein, whose translation is MGGQESGTPHFMGELKSILLCTDGSDYSAGAIRAAINLARECGTIKLTALRVLEFNPEFETEGQKVVAQIESEARAHLDLIREAAAEENIECEAIVRRHDRPDRAIIEEAEKRRVDVIVMGRRGMTGLKKMLMGSVTAKVIGYAPCKVLVVPKDATMRGEHVLLATDGSRYSEAAEREMLSMGRRCRQFKTIVALSVAQREDRLGRAEENVEKVRRDADREGLAVEIMTAVGRPQDVIVETIRQKGIDMAIMGTHGRTGVDRLLIGSVAERVIALSPAAVLVAKTS
- a CDS encoding sulfite exporter TauE/SafE family protein, translating into MLQRYALFILVVTIAAAALFTAGPAMASPEAASAAPAASSSMPWWGWPLVLFVVTFLLGIVAVLGGVGGGVLFVPIIGGFFPFHLDFVRGAGLLVALAGALAAGPGLLKKGMADLRLALPVALIASACAIVGAMLGLALPTNVVQTALGATILGIVGIMLMAKKSEYPEVKQPDALSTALRINGIYYEASTGQSVNWQVHRTKQGLATFVIIGVMAGMFGLGAGWANVPVLNLMMGAPLKVSVATSKFLLSITDTSAAWIYVNNGAVLPMMVVPSIIGIMLGSIVGVRILAKTKPAAVRYIVIVMLLFAGGRALLKGLGIWN
- a CDS encoding GntR family transcriptional regulator, translated to MMQNETFPLHNKAVDRFNQEKLYIQLTRIFLDEIHSGTWELGRQIPTEEELCKRYNVSKITVRQAINNLVADGYLMKVQGKGTFVHSVLPGVGLAMRTRLTEDMFGEEVRVEKEVLFKEIREGLRDAQHYLKTDDRIYHVLCRRMVGGEAAYLEESFIPQEMLPDIALVDMKNSSLYAVLQEKGVKKIFKVIQTIEVAQASGDAARYLDLAEGVPVLVVHRLMLSSDGTPVAYTRFLGRSDRYKFQTDFERIR